TTTATCTAGAGTCCACATCTTGCAATTTTTTATATATATCATTTAACTCTTGAAAGTCTTTATTTGTTTTAGTCATATTTTCATTAAGTTCTTTTTGTTTATTCTTAGCAACCTCTAACAAACTTTTAGCACTCTCCATTGCATCATTAGCATCATTTATCCGGTAATGGTAAAGATAATTACTCCCTAAATGAGGTATATCTTTTAAAGCTTCTTCTAAAGCATCATTTGCTTTTCTTTTTGCATGCTCAAAGCTAGCTTTAGCAAGAGCTAAAGCAGCAATAGCGTCATTGTAAAAAGAATTAAGAGAAGCATGACTACTCTTAGTTTTATTAATAGCCTGATGTAATTTATGCAATAGTTCTTGGCTAGGTTTATTAGTTCTAGATCCATTTTTTCTAGCAGTATCTAAATAAGAGTTAGCTGTACCAGCTAATCTTTTTATCTTATCAAGTTTTGATCTTGTTTTTTCTAAAGCTGCATTTATTTTCTCAGCTTCTTTTAAGGAGTTAGAAGCTTCGTGCATAATTTTCCTAGCTT
This genomic window from Borrelia sp. A-FGy1 contains:
- a CDS encoding immunogenic protein P37; protein product: MNLMIKVLLISSLFSSFISCKLYEKLTDKSQQALDKDKAFVYDKDIADNKNINSSFKLDNSSINSIKDTNRSGRTPRSADDDEEIGVKENNQNRNDQQQNNESKQKESEKNNSSGIQADSSVGIAHSAASEVDNKKHDTSRQPQLFNKDSSEAKEARKIMHEASNSLKEAEKINAALEKTRSKLDKIKRLAGTANSYLDTARKNGSRTNKPSQELLHKLHQAINKTKSSHASLNSFYNDAIAALALAKASFEHAKRKANDALEEALKDIPHLGSNYLYHYRINDANDAMESAKSLLEVAKNKQKELNENMTKTNKDFQELNDIYKKLQDVDSR